One window of Electrophorus electricus isolate fEleEle1 chromosome 24, fEleEle1.pri, whole genome shotgun sequence genomic DNA carries:
- the arhgap4b gene encoding SLIT-ROBO Rho GTPase-activating protein 3 isoform X1, whose translation MASHGKLKKEKGSLAEYETQIKEVRSQLSEQLKVLDAQLEQKTQQLQDLSDYLRRRGEIEAEYARSLEKLSERFTLKTKKKEQTDLSVSQCWTELLNQTRQDSRDHSSLSEICSGTLTQRLSHCMEDTHRLAKKSKEVGLQMQDELLKVTAELQTALKTYHQYHTECLAAEGKLKEATRLEERHTGKSADLGLGQAAGQRRSSVKKMERLMEKRQGKVQETQLKCTKARNDYLLNLAAANAAMNKYYLEDICTMIDCTDLGYHLSVTRVMRGYLSNRSRAMQNLKNGLQQLEGAVSGLDQNQDRDALLQAHNVTFCLPFRFQHQPHEGDQVCEVSADCQVRYEMDTRFQQLQSRLAAVTLETEEVSKTLKATLTALLENISDDDCIPIPDISTLPLESMGDGPSTKPSLAKRRANQQETETYYFTKVKEYLSGSSLISKLQAKHDLLKEAIQKAEATDSDPARMQPGRAVRVRKARPCSQYIHKLFTGDMLSFIQSSGQQIPLVVESCIRFINLHGLHHEGIFRVPGSQSEVNNIRDSFESGEDPLTDSECDIDSVAGVLKLYFRGLTKPLFPEESFSQLMECVQIENVSERAAQIKTVVSSFPRPVVIVMRYLFAFLHHVSQYSDENMMQPYNLAVCFGPSLLRGAESSDAVTLQPQINALVKTLILQHESIFPGPSELPGPIYEKCMTLEQEYCEPITEEGEGDIEHVPSEDGCAEWEALALFDYVARSPAELSFKQGDHVLLHSKASPDWWRGEVGGVKGLIPHKYISVPEGAERKQERGKREESRGGSTGNLAEEQQLAEHGTRMRVNSDSASLPGRQRTGSGSGFVGGGAGGCGSPGRKFTLQVPEGRVIMAPQSAGVSPGTARPPSGPQERRHTLDTLRPIGGATDRQAVHVDKEFTRQMNSVFKELLSRQSPQDSSDSPAPSSPPSSSLVSGAPSRQSVKKGTGFGLRGRGLFKPPDQQD comes from the exons ATGGCATCCCACGGGAAGCTGAAGAAGGAAAAGGGGAGTCTGGCGGAGTATGAGACGCAGATCAAAG AGGTTCGCAGTCAACTCTCGGAGCAGCTAAAGGTGTTGGATGCGCAGTTGGAGCAGAAGACCCAGCAGCTGCAAGACCTGAGCGACTACCTACGACGCCGCGGTGAGATCGAGGCGGAGTACGCCCGCTCCCTGGAGAAGCTCAGCGAGAGGTTCACGCTCAAGACCAAGAA GAAGGAGCAGACGGACTTGTCCGTTTCGCAGTGCTGGACGGAGCTACTGAATCAGACCAGGCAGGACAGCCGTGACCACAGCTCCCTCAGCGAGATCTGCAGCGGGACGCTCACGCAGCGGCTCTCTCACTGCATGGAGGACACACACCGCCTGGCCAAGAAg AGCAAAGAAGTGGGTCTCCAGATGCAGGATGAGCTCCTAAAGGTGACGGCTGAGCTGCAGACG GCTCTAAAAACTTATCATCAATATCACACTGAGTGTCTTGCCGCCGAGGGAAAGCTTAAAGAAGCCACACGATTGGAGGAGAGACACACTGGCAAGTCGGCTGACCTCGGTCTCGGTCAAGCAGCGGGACAGAGGCGCAGCTCAGTAAAGAAGATGGAGAGGCTAATGGAGAAG agGCAAGGGAAAGTCCAAGAGACTCAGCTGAAGTGTACTAAAGCTCGCAATGACTACCTGCTGAACCTCGCTGCTGCCAATGCTGCCATGAATAAGTACTATCTAGAGGACATATGCACTATGATTGAT TGCACGGACCTCGGCTACCACCTGTCAGTCACAAGGGTGATGCGTGGCTACCTGTCCAACAGGAGCCGGGCCATGCAGAACCTGAAGAATGgcctgcagcagctggaggGCGCTGTGAGTGGCCTGGACCAGAACCAGGACCGGGACGCCCTGCTGCAGGCGCACAACGTCACCTTCTGCCTGCCCTTCCGCTTCCAGCACCAGCCACACGAGGGCGACCAG GTCTGTGAGGTGAGCGCAGATTGTCAGGTGAGGTATGAGATGGATACCAGATTCCAGCAGTTGCAGTCTAGGTTGGCTGCTGTTACCTTGGAAACTGAGGAG GTCAGTAAAACACTCAAGGCAACCCTTACAGCCCTTTTAGAGAATATCAGCGATGACGACTGCATCCCCATCCCGGACATCTCCACCCTCCCCCTGGAGAGCATGGGCGATGGCCCCAGCACCAAGCCCAGCCTGGCCAAGCGTCGGGCCAATCAGCAGGAGACTGAGACCTACTATTTTACC AAAGTGAAGGAGTATCTTAGTGGAAGCTCCCTCATCTCCAAACTCCAGGCCAAACATGACTTGTTGAAAGAGGCCATACAGAAAG CTGAGGCCACTGACAGCGATCCAGCAAG AATGCAGCCTGGCAGGGCAGTGCGCGTGCGGAAAGCCAGGCCTTGCTCCCAGTACATCCACAAACTCTTCACCGGAGACATGCTCTCCTTCATCCAG AGCTCTGGACAGCAGATCCCCCTAGTGGTGGAAAGCTGTATTCGCTTTATCAACCTCCATG GTCTGCATCATGAGGGCATATTCAGAGTTCCAGGCTCTCAGAGCGAAGTCAATAACATCAGAGACTCTTTTGAAAGTG GGGAGGACCCTCTGACAGACAGCGAGTGTGACATTGATTCTGTAGCAGGAGTACTGAAGCTTTACTTCCGAGGTCTCACGAAGCCTCTCTTTCCAGAAGAGAGCTTCTCTCAGCTCATGGAGTGTGTCC AGATCGAGAACGTGTCGGAGAGAGCGGCTCAGATAAAGACGGTGGTTTCCTCCTTCCCCAGGCCCGTTGTCATAGTGATGCGCTATCTCTTTGCCTTCCTCCATCA CGTCTCTCAGTACAGCGACGAGAACATGATGCAGCCCTATAACCTGGCTGTATGCTTCGGGCCCAGCCTTTTGCGAGGTGCTGAGTCCAGTGACGCTGTCACTCTGCAGCCCCAGATCAACGCCCTGGTCAAGACCTTGATCCTCCAGCATGAGAGCATCTTCCCCGGGCCCTCTGAGCTGCCCGGCCCCATCTATGAGAAATGCATGACCCTGGAGCAGGAGTACTG TGAACCTATTacagaggagggtgagggagacATCGAACATGTTCCCAGTGAGGATG gctgtgcaGAGTGGGAAGCGTTGGCTTTGTTTGATTATGTTGCACGGTCTCCAGCCGAGCTGTCATTCAAGCAGGGGGACCACGTCCTACTTCACAGCAAGGCCTCCCCTGATtggtggagaggagaagtggGAGGAGTGAAAGGCCTCATCCCTCATAAGTACATCAGCGTGCCTGAGGG AGCAGAGCGGAAGCAGGAGCGAGGAAAGCGGGAGGAGAGTCGAGGCGGCAGCACGGGCAATCTGGCTGAGGAGCAGCAGCTGGCTGAGCACGGCACCCG CATGCGGGTCAACAGCGACAGTGCGTCTCTGCCGGGCCGCCAGCGGACCGGCAGCGGAAGTGGGTTCGTGGGAGGCGGGGCCGGCGGATGCGGGAGTCCGGGACGCAAGTTCACACTGCAGGTGCCCGAGGGCCGAGTCATCATGGCACCCCAGTCGGCCGGCGTCTCACCCGGCACAGCCCGGCCACCGTCAGG TCCGCAGGAGCGCAGACACACGCTGGACACTCTGAGGCCCATAGGCGGAGCTACTGACAGACAGGCTGTGCATGTCGACAAG gaATTCACTCGGCAGATGAACTCGGTCTTCAAGGAGCTCCTGTCTCGCCAGTCTCCGCAGGACAGTTCGGACTCGCCAGCTCCTTCATCGCCTCCCTCCTCTTCACTGGTCTCTGGTGCACCTTCCCGGCAGTCAGTGAAAAAGGGCACAGGCTTTGGCCTGAGGGGCAGGGGCCTCTTCAAACCCCCCGACCAACAGGACTGA
- the arhgap4b gene encoding SLIT-ROBO Rho GTPase-activating protein 3 isoform X2 has translation MASHGKLKKEKGSLAEYETQIKEVRSQLSEQLKVLDAQLEQKTQQLQDLSDYLRRRGEIEAEYARSLEKLSERFTLKTKKKEQTDLSVSQCWTELLNQTRQDSRDHSSLSEICSGTLTQRLSHCMEDTHRLAKKSKEVGLQMQDELLKVTAELQTALKTYHQYHTECLAAEGKLKEATRLEERHTGKSADLGLGQAAGQRRSSVKKMERLMEKRQGKVQETQLKCTKARNDYLLNLAAANAAMNKYYLEDICTMIDCTDLGYHLSVTRVMRGYLSNRSRAMQNLKNGLQQLEGAVSGLDQNQDRDALLQAHNVTFCLPFRFQHQPHEGDQVCEVSADCQVRYEMDTRFQQLQSRLAAVTLETEEVSKTLKATLTALLENISDDDCIPIPDISTLPLESMGDGPSTKPSLAKRRANQQETETYYFTKVKEYLSGSSLISKLQAKHDLLKEAIQKAEATDSDPARMQPGRAVRVRKARPCSQYIHKLFTGDMLSFIQSSGQQIPLVVESCIRFINLHGLHHEGIFRVPGSQSEVNNIRDSFESGEDPLTDSECDIDSVAGVLKLYFRGLTKPLFPEESFSQLMECVQIENVSERAAQIKTVVSSFPRPVVIVMRYLFAFLHHVSQYSDENMMQPYNLAVCFGPSLLRGAESSDAVTLQPQINALVKTLILQHESIFPGPSELPGPIYEKCMTLEQEYCEPITEEGEGDIEHVPSEDEWEALALFDYVARSPAELSFKQGDHVLLHSKASPDWWRGEVGGVKGLIPHKYISVPEGAERKQERGKREESRGGSTGNLAEEQQLAEHGTRMRVNSDSASLPGRQRTGSGSGFVGGGAGGCGSPGRKFTLQVPEGRVIMAPQSAGVSPGTARPPSGPQERRHTLDTLRPIGGATDRQAVHVDKEFTRQMNSVFKELLSRQSPQDSSDSPAPSSPPSSSLVSGAPSRQSVKKGTGFGLRGRGLFKPPDQQD, from the exons ATGGCATCCCACGGGAAGCTGAAGAAGGAAAAGGGGAGTCTGGCGGAGTATGAGACGCAGATCAAAG AGGTTCGCAGTCAACTCTCGGAGCAGCTAAAGGTGTTGGATGCGCAGTTGGAGCAGAAGACCCAGCAGCTGCAAGACCTGAGCGACTACCTACGACGCCGCGGTGAGATCGAGGCGGAGTACGCCCGCTCCCTGGAGAAGCTCAGCGAGAGGTTCACGCTCAAGACCAAGAA GAAGGAGCAGACGGACTTGTCCGTTTCGCAGTGCTGGACGGAGCTACTGAATCAGACCAGGCAGGACAGCCGTGACCACAGCTCCCTCAGCGAGATCTGCAGCGGGACGCTCACGCAGCGGCTCTCTCACTGCATGGAGGACACACACCGCCTGGCCAAGAAg AGCAAAGAAGTGGGTCTCCAGATGCAGGATGAGCTCCTAAAGGTGACGGCTGAGCTGCAGACG GCTCTAAAAACTTATCATCAATATCACACTGAGTGTCTTGCCGCCGAGGGAAAGCTTAAAGAAGCCACACGATTGGAGGAGAGACACACTGGCAAGTCGGCTGACCTCGGTCTCGGTCAAGCAGCGGGACAGAGGCGCAGCTCAGTAAAGAAGATGGAGAGGCTAATGGAGAAG agGCAAGGGAAAGTCCAAGAGACTCAGCTGAAGTGTACTAAAGCTCGCAATGACTACCTGCTGAACCTCGCTGCTGCCAATGCTGCCATGAATAAGTACTATCTAGAGGACATATGCACTATGATTGAT TGCACGGACCTCGGCTACCACCTGTCAGTCACAAGGGTGATGCGTGGCTACCTGTCCAACAGGAGCCGGGCCATGCAGAACCTGAAGAATGgcctgcagcagctggaggGCGCTGTGAGTGGCCTGGACCAGAACCAGGACCGGGACGCCCTGCTGCAGGCGCACAACGTCACCTTCTGCCTGCCCTTCCGCTTCCAGCACCAGCCACACGAGGGCGACCAG GTCTGTGAGGTGAGCGCAGATTGTCAGGTGAGGTATGAGATGGATACCAGATTCCAGCAGTTGCAGTCTAGGTTGGCTGCTGTTACCTTGGAAACTGAGGAG GTCAGTAAAACACTCAAGGCAACCCTTACAGCCCTTTTAGAGAATATCAGCGATGACGACTGCATCCCCATCCCGGACATCTCCACCCTCCCCCTGGAGAGCATGGGCGATGGCCCCAGCACCAAGCCCAGCCTGGCCAAGCGTCGGGCCAATCAGCAGGAGACTGAGACCTACTATTTTACC AAAGTGAAGGAGTATCTTAGTGGAAGCTCCCTCATCTCCAAACTCCAGGCCAAACATGACTTGTTGAAAGAGGCCATACAGAAAG CTGAGGCCACTGACAGCGATCCAGCAAG AATGCAGCCTGGCAGGGCAGTGCGCGTGCGGAAAGCCAGGCCTTGCTCCCAGTACATCCACAAACTCTTCACCGGAGACATGCTCTCCTTCATCCAG AGCTCTGGACAGCAGATCCCCCTAGTGGTGGAAAGCTGTATTCGCTTTATCAACCTCCATG GTCTGCATCATGAGGGCATATTCAGAGTTCCAGGCTCTCAGAGCGAAGTCAATAACATCAGAGACTCTTTTGAAAGTG GGGAGGACCCTCTGACAGACAGCGAGTGTGACATTGATTCTGTAGCAGGAGTACTGAAGCTTTACTTCCGAGGTCTCACGAAGCCTCTCTTTCCAGAAGAGAGCTTCTCTCAGCTCATGGAGTGTGTCC AGATCGAGAACGTGTCGGAGAGAGCGGCTCAGATAAAGACGGTGGTTTCCTCCTTCCCCAGGCCCGTTGTCATAGTGATGCGCTATCTCTTTGCCTTCCTCCATCA CGTCTCTCAGTACAGCGACGAGAACATGATGCAGCCCTATAACCTGGCTGTATGCTTCGGGCCCAGCCTTTTGCGAGGTGCTGAGTCCAGTGACGCTGTCACTCTGCAGCCCCAGATCAACGCCCTGGTCAAGACCTTGATCCTCCAGCATGAGAGCATCTTCCCCGGGCCCTCTGAGCTGCCCGGCCCCATCTATGAGAAATGCATGACCCTGGAGCAGGAGTACTG TGAACCTATTacagaggagggtgagggagacATCGAACATGTTCCCAGTGAGGATG AGTGGGAAGCGTTGGCTTTGTTTGATTATGTTGCACGGTCTCCAGCCGAGCTGTCATTCAAGCAGGGGGACCACGTCCTACTTCACAGCAAGGCCTCCCCTGATtggtggagaggagaagtggGAGGAGTGAAAGGCCTCATCCCTCATAAGTACATCAGCGTGCCTGAGGG AGCAGAGCGGAAGCAGGAGCGAGGAAAGCGGGAGGAGAGTCGAGGCGGCAGCACGGGCAATCTGGCTGAGGAGCAGCAGCTGGCTGAGCACGGCACCCG CATGCGGGTCAACAGCGACAGTGCGTCTCTGCCGGGCCGCCAGCGGACCGGCAGCGGAAGTGGGTTCGTGGGAGGCGGGGCCGGCGGATGCGGGAGTCCGGGACGCAAGTTCACACTGCAGGTGCCCGAGGGCCGAGTCATCATGGCACCCCAGTCGGCCGGCGTCTCACCCGGCACAGCCCGGCCACCGTCAGG TCCGCAGGAGCGCAGACACACGCTGGACACTCTGAGGCCCATAGGCGGAGCTACTGACAGACAGGCTGTGCATGTCGACAAG gaATTCACTCGGCAGATGAACTCGGTCTTCAAGGAGCTCCTGTCTCGCCAGTCTCCGCAGGACAGTTCGGACTCGCCAGCTCCTTCATCGCCTCCCTCCTCTTCACTGGTCTCTGGTGCACCTTCCCGGCAGTCAGTGAAAAAGGGCACAGGCTTTGGCCTGAGGGGCAGGGGCCTCTTCAAACCCCCCGACCAACAGGACTGA
- the arhgap4b gene encoding SLIT-ROBO Rho GTPase-activating protein 3 isoform X4, which translates to MASHGKLKKEKGSLAEYETQIKEVRSQLSEQLKVLDAQLEQKTQQLQDLSDYLRRRGEIEAEYARSLEKLSERFTLKTKKKEQTDLSVSQCWTELLNQTRQDSRDHSSLSEICSGTLTQRLSHCMEDTHRLAKKSKEVGLQMQDELLKVTAELQTALKTYHQYHTECLAAEGKLKEATRLEERHTGKSADLGLGQAAGQRRSSVKKMERLMEKRQGKVQETQLKCTKARNDYLLNLAAANAAMNKYYLEDICTMIDCTDLGYHLSVTRVMRGYLSNRSRAMQNLKNGLQQLEGAVSGLDQNQDRDALLQAHNVTFCLPFRFQHQPHEGDQVCEVSADCQVRYEMDTRFQQLQSRLAAVTLETEEVSKTLKATLTALLENISDDDCIPIPDISTLPLESMGDGPSTKPSLAKRRANQQETETYYFTKVKEYLSGSSLISKLQAKHDLLKEAIQKAEATDSDPARRRRRMSRTQSSGQQIPLVVESCIRFINLHGLHHEGIFRVPGSQSEVNNIRDSFESGEDPLTDSECDIDSVAGVLKLYFRGLTKPLFPEESFSQLMECVQIENVSERAAQIKTVVSSFPRPVVIVMRYLFAFLHHVSQYSDENMMQPYNLAVCFGPSLLRGAESSDAVTLQPQINALVKTLILQHESIFPGPSELPGPIYEKCMTLEQEYCEPITEEGEGDIEHVPSEDGCAEWEALALFDYVARSPAELSFKQGDHVLLHSKASPDWWRGEVGGVKGLIPHKYISVPEGAERKQERGKREESRGGSTGNLAEEQQLAEHGTRMRVNSDSASLPGRQRTGSGSGFVGGGAGGCGSPGRKFTLQVPEGRVIMAPQSAGVSPGTARPPSGPQERRHTLDTLRPIGGATDRQAVHVDKEFTRQMNSVFKELLSRQSPQDSSDSPAPSSPPSSSLVSGAPSRQSVKKGTGFGLRGRGLFKPPDQQD; encoded by the exons ATGGCATCCCACGGGAAGCTGAAGAAGGAAAAGGGGAGTCTGGCGGAGTATGAGACGCAGATCAAAG AGGTTCGCAGTCAACTCTCGGAGCAGCTAAAGGTGTTGGATGCGCAGTTGGAGCAGAAGACCCAGCAGCTGCAAGACCTGAGCGACTACCTACGACGCCGCGGTGAGATCGAGGCGGAGTACGCCCGCTCCCTGGAGAAGCTCAGCGAGAGGTTCACGCTCAAGACCAAGAA GAAGGAGCAGACGGACTTGTCCGTTTCGCAGTGCTGGACGGAGCTACTGAATCAGACCAGGCAGGACAGCCGTGACCACAGCTCCCTCAGCGAGATCTGCAGCGGGACGCTCACGCAGCGGCTCTCTCACTGCATGGAGGACACACACCGCCTGGCCAAGAAg AGCAAAGAAGTGGGTCTCCAGATGCAGGATGAGCTCCTAAAGGTGACGGCTGAGCTGCAGACG GCTCTAAAAACTTATCATCAATATCACACTGAGTGTCTTGCCGCCGAGGGAAAGCTTAAAGAAGCCACACGATTGGAGGAGAGACACACTGGCAAGTCGGCTGACCTCGGTCTCGGTCAAGCAGCGGGACAGAGGCGCAGCTCAGTAAAGAAGATGGAGAGGCTAATGGAGAAG agGCAAGGGAAAGTCCAAGAGACTCAGCTGAAGTGTACTAAAGCTCGCAATGACTACCTGCTGAACCTCGCTGCTGCCAATGCTGCCATGAATAAGTACTATCTAGAGGACATATGCACTATGATTGAT TGCACGGACCTCGGCTACCACCTGTCAGTCACAAGGGTGATGCGTGGCTACCTGTCCAACAGGAGCCGGGCCATGCAGAACCTGAAGAATGgcctgcagcagctggaggGCGCTGTGAGTGGCCTGGACCAGAACCAGGACCGGGACGCCCTGCTGCAGGCGCACAACGTCACCTTCTGCCTGCCCTTCCGCTTCCAGCACCAGCCACACGAGGGCGACCAG GTCTGTGAGGTGAGCGCAGATTGTCAGGTGAGGTATGAGATGGATACCAGATTCCAGCAGTTGCAGTCTAGGTTGGCTGCTGTTACCTTGGAAACTGAGGAG GTCAGTAAAACACTCAAGGCAACCCTTACAGCCCTTTTAGAGAATATCAGCGATGACGACTGCATCCCCATCCCGGACATCTCCACCCTCCCCCTGGAGAGCATGGGCGATGGCCCCAGCACCAAGCCCAGCCTGGCCAAGCGTCGGGCCAATCAGCAGGAGACTGAGACCTACTATTTTACC AAAGTGAAGGAGTATCTTAGTGGAAGCTCCCTCATCTCCAAACTCCAGGCCAAACATGACTTGTTGAAAGAGGCCATACAGAAAG CTGAGGCCACTGACAGCGATCCAGCAAG AAGACGGAGGCGGATGTCTAGGACTCAG AGCTCTGGACAGCAGATCCCCCTAGTGGTGGAAAGCTGTATTCGCTTTATCAACCTCCATG GTCTGCATCATGAGGGCATATTCAGAGTTCCAGGCTCTCAGAGCGAAGTCAATAACATCAGAGACTCTTTTGAAAGTG GGGAGGACCCTCTGACAGACAGCGAGTGTGACATTGATTCTGTAGCAGGAGTACTGAAGCTTTACTTCCGAGGTCTCACGAAGCCTCTCTTTCCAGAAGAGAGCTTCTCTCAGCTCATGGAGTGTGTCC AGATCGAGAACGTGTCGGAGAGAGCGGCTCAGATAAAGACGGTGGTTTCCTCCTTCCCCAGGCCCGTTGTCATAGTGATGCGCTATCTCTTTGCCTTCCTCCATCA CGTCTCTCAGTACAGCGACGAGAACATGATGCAGCCCTATAACCTGGCTGTATGCTTCGGGCCCAGCCTTTTGCGAGGTGCTGAGTCCAGTGACGCTGTCACTCTGCAGCCCCAGATCAACGCCCTGGTCAAGACCTTGATCCTCCAGCATGAGAGCATCTTCCCCGGGCCCTCTGAGCTGCCCGGCCCCATCTATGAGAAATGCATGACCCTGGAGCAGGAGTACTG TGAACCTATTacagaggagggtgagggagacATCGAACATGTTCCCAGTGAGGATG gctgtgcaGAGTGGGAAGCGTTGGCTTTGTTTGATTATGTTGCACGGTCTCCAGCCGAGCTGTCATTCAAGCAGGGGGACCACGTCCTACTTCACAGCAAGGCCTCCCCTGATtggtggagaggagaagtggGAGGAGTGAAAGGCCTCATCCCTCATAAGTACATCAGCGTGCCTGAGGG AGCAGAGCGGAAGCAGGAGCGAGGAAAGCGGGAGGAGAGTCGAGGCGGCAGCACGGGCAATCTGGCTGAGGAGCAGCAGCTGGCTGAGCACGGCACCCG CATGCGGGTCAACAGCGACAGTGCGTCTCTGCCGGGCCGCCAGCGGACCGGCAGCGGAAGTGGGTTCGTGGGAGGCGGGGCCGGCGGATGCGGGAGTCCGGGACGCAAGTTCACACTGCAGGTGCCCGAGGGCCGAGTCATCATGGCACCCCAGTCGGCCGGCGTCTCACCCGGCACAGCCCGGCCACCGTCAGG TCCGCAGGAGCGCAGACACACGCTGGACACTCTGAGGCCCATAGGCGGAGCTACTGACAGACAGGCTGTGCATGTCGACAAG gaATTCACTCGGCAGATGAACTCGGTCTTCAAGGAGCTCCTGTCTCGCCAGTCTCCGCAGGACAGTTCGGACTCGCCAGCTCCTTCATCGCCTCCCTCCTCTTCACTGGTCTCTGGTGCACCTTCCCGGCAGTCAGTGAAAAAGGGCACAGGCTTTGGCCTGAGGGGCAGGGGCCTCTTCAAACCCCCCGACCAACAGGACTGA